The window GTCTACTTATTTGGGATTCACACAACAACTTTGCCAGGTTTATAAGTACACTTTAGTTACTGACTGGTAGGGCCTTGAACGAGAAACAATATCAAAATGGTAGACAAAATGACCTTGCTTCAAGCCCTCACCCAAGGTCTATGCTTCGTCATTGATGTTTCTAGCTTCGGCTTCTTCTGCTTCATCATCGGTGCTTCGAGCATCAGCTTTCTTCCAGCATCACTTTCTCATGGTTCCTTGTCACTGCTTCGAAATTCACTCTCTCCTGATTCCTCATCAATGCTTCCCATTTCACTTTCTCCTAAATTGACCGCGTTCTCAACTTGTCCCGCTGATAAAAAATACATAAGTTACTAACTATTAACACCTTCTTGCAAATAATAAATAGTAGTAGTACAATAGACAACATAGAGGTAAACAAATTACATACCTGGGGATTGTAGAAGCTAAAATAGGGGAACAGAGCCCATGGATGGTTGAAAAGACGAAGCTCGCTCGTGAGCTTCTTCGACCTTAGTGACTTGAGATCAATCATGTAGGTGCCAATATTTGTGGTTGCAAAGATGATAGTCGTTCTTTCAACAGAGCCAACCAACTCGGTATGTGAGATCATGGGATTGCTTGCAAGGAGATGCTTCTTTAGGTCAATGACTTCAGATTTTGTCCACGTTGCAACCTGGTCGTGACAAACCTCCCTCCAGTACACGGAGAGATTGAAACCACTGAGCCTCGCAATCCCCAGTTGGCCGTCCTCCGGTGCAATCAGGGCATGAGAGTCAAAGCGGGCACTCTGAATCTCAAACGCCGGCTCAATCTCTGATAGGCAAGACATCCCCAAGTCATACTTAAGTACACCAAGACGAGCATCGTCGTGCATCAAGATAAAATGTAGCGCGCCTCCGGAGAGCACACCGGGCATCCAAGAGATACTGATATCACTCTCAATAAAACCTAGATCAAGGGAGGCCGGGGTGCTCCAAGTACTCGTGTCCGACAAATACATGATTGTCGTGGCCACCTTATCCTCGTCAAGGCTAATGGAGACCACAAAAAATGGGCCCGATTGGCAAGCCCCATGGTCGCAACCGTCAACGGCACAAAGCATAGTTGCACATTCATAAGTATTCCAACTGTCGCCTCTCTGTGGTGCCGGCAGCTCCCTGGTGTTGCCCATCATGGGGAACCAGATGACCCAATCTGAAAATAGGACACGGCCGTGGCGACAGTCGGCCACATTATTGTGTTTAGGGTGACCATGGGGGATAAATTTGGTGATGGGGATGAAGGGTTAATTGCAGAACCAACTGTGGAGAAGTCCGAGCATAGGTGGTGTATTATGGAGATCTCGATAATGGTTGAGGAAGCCATTGTCGGAGAGGAGGCGGCACCACAGTGGGCAAACGGGGGATGCACACACGAAATTCTCAGGCTCACCAGGCGGGAGGCGGATGAGGATTG is drawn from Triticum dicoccoides isolate Atlit2015 ecotype Zavitan chromosome 4A, WEW_v2.0, whole genome shotgun sequence and contains these coding sequences:
- the LOC119289714 gene encoding uncharacterized protein LOC119289714 yields the protein MMGNTRELPAPQRGDSWNTYECATMLCAVDGCDHGACQSGPFFVVSISLDEDKVATTIMYLSDTSTWSTPASLDLGFIESDISISWMPGVLSGGALHFILMHDDARLGVLKYDLGMSCLSEIEPAFEIQSARFDSHALIAPEDGQLGIARLSGFNLSVYWREVCHDQVATWTKSEVIDLKKHLLASNPMISHTELVGSVERTTIIFATTNIGTYMIDLKSLRSKKLTSELRLFNHPWALFPYFSFYNPQRDKLRTRSI